The Rattus rattus isolate New Zealand chromosome 8, Rrattus_CSIRO_v1, whole genome shotgun sequence genome contains the following window.
gcaGGTTAGGAGATTGTCTAGGTTTTTCCTCAAAGTAGAGCATTTAGATTGGAGATAGCGCTGAGGAAATTCTATTGTACCCTGGATCTTGATCCTTATTTCCTGAGGGACCCACAATTAGTCTCAAACTTTCCATTCACTCTAGAGAACCTGCACCCcagtgtagatagatagatagtctcTTATGTCCCTAATTATTCTGAGCTCAAAAGGAAACTCTGAGTTTATGgttcttcctctcttgcttcaCGTTAAGTGAATTGCCTATTAGTCTTGCTGCTGACTGAATTCTCTATCTGTAAATATTAGTTTTAGTCACTGTCAGTGCTCTGCGACCAGAAATATCATAGatgttattgaaaaaaaaaactatttctgaaCAAGGTTGACCCGAGGAATGGGGACATCTCAAAAGGCCTCAACCCAAGAGAGCTGAAGACAAGTGAAGAATTGTAGCAGTGTTACAATATTCTTTTTCATCTAAGAAACATTCTTCAATTGGTTATCAAATATCAGCCATGAACTCATGCAAAGAAGTAATATTATGTGGagagtttgtttttaatttatttatgatgatatattagtatatatgtaACCACAATTAAGCAAGTAGAAGTCATGAATGTTAGAGAGAACAAGCACTTATGTGCATTGGAAAGGTAGGAGACCAGAAAAGGCAAGTGgaaatttatgtaattatattttaattgaaaaataatagagattaaaataaatgagtaaaaagtCTAAACagttttaaggaaataaaatttaacacAACTGAATCATCTTCCAGTTCCCTTTTCTTACCCCAAGACCTCCCATAGTAACCAACTAAGTAATGGACtccctttctattatttttactgctgcaagcacatacacacacacacacacacacacacacacacacacacacttacacacacacacaacatctaCTCagacatgcacctacacacacacacacacacacacacacacacacacacacctacaaataTATGCACAAGTATGTAACTTGATCAAGTTAAGGCAAACACCAGAGTTGTTCAGTTCTATATCAATAATGcgcttacatatgtatatataatatgaacGTAGGTTACGAAGAGGGCCTATAAACCCTTTGACGCAGAGATCAAAGGAGATGGGTGAACATATGCAGGAAATATGCTCAATGAGTCATAGGTTTTATACACAAGTCTTCCTATGTGTTGTGTTGCtatttatgataaaaatatacaatgtCAAATTTGAAGAGAAATAATCTTGACTTGAAGTTATGTATTTAATAGTTTGCaagaaatattcatatataaaaacatcaagtaatatatttaaatcattcaaatttaagcttttaatatttaaaaatgtgcagATTTACAAagtgagaatatttttattataaagattGCAGACAAAATGTATAAACTTGGAAACACATATAAGCAgggaatatttaaaatgtattgatcAATGTAttgagagcaatcagacaacaaaaaggaggtcaagggatacagatcggaaaagaagaagtcaaaatatcactatttgcagatgatatgatagtatatttaagtgatcccaaaagttccaccagagaactactaaagctgataaacaacttcagcaaagtggctgggtataaaattaactcaaataaatcagtagccttcctctacacaaaagagaaacaagcagagaaagaaattaggaacgacacccttcataatagacccaaataatataaaaatacctcagtgtgactttaaccaagcaagtaaaagatctgtacaataagaacttcaagacactgaagaaagaaattgaagaagacctcagaaggtggaaagatctcccatgctcatggattggcaggattaatatagtaaaaatggccattttaccaaaaagcgatctacagattcaatgcaatccccatcaaaataccaatccaattcttcaaagagttagacagaacaatttgcaaattcatctggaataacaaaaacccaggatagctaaaactatcctcaacaataaaaaaggacttcagggggaatcactatcctgaactcaagcagtattacagagcaatagtgataaaaactgcatggtattggtacagagacagacagatagaccaatggaacagaattgaagacccagaaatgaacccacacacctatggtcacttgattttttgacaaaggagccaaatccatccaatggaaaaagatagcattttcagcaaatggtgctggttcaactggtggacagcatgtagaagaatgcagatcgatccatgcttatcaccctgtacaaagcttaagtccaagtggatcaaggacctccacatcaaaccagacacactcaaactaatagaagaaaaactagggaagcatctggaacacatgggcactggaaaaaatttcctgaacaaaacaccaatggcttatgctctaagatcaagaatcgacaaatgggatctcataacactacaaagattctgtaaggaaaaggacactgtggtcaggacaaacggcaaccaacagattgggaaaagatctttaccaatcctacaacagatagaggccttgtatccaaaatatacaaagaactcaagaagttagaccgcagggagacaaataaccctattaaaaaaatggggttcagagctaaacaaagaattcacagctgaggaatgcgaatggctgagaaacacctaaaaagaaatgttcaacatctttagtcatcagggaaatgcaaatcaaaacaaccctgagatttcacctcacaccagtgagaatggctaagatcaaaaactcaggtgacagcaaatgctggcgaggatgtggagaaagaggaacactcctccattgttggtgggattgcagactggtacaaccattctggaaatcagtctggaggttcctcagaaaattggacattaaactgcctgaggatccagctatacctctcctgggcatatacccaaaagatgccccaacatataaaaaaagacacgtgctccactatgttcatagcagccttatttataatagccagaagctggaaagaacccagatgcccttcaacagaggaatggatacagaaaatgtggtacatctacacaatggaatattactcagctatcaaaacaacgactttatgaaatttgaaggcaaatggttggaactggaaaatatcatcctgagtgagctaacccttaatcacagaaagacatacatggtatgcactcattgataagtggctattagcccaaatgcctgaattaccctagatgcctagaacaaatgaaactcaaggcggatgagcaaaatgtgaatgcttcactccttctttaaaaggggaacaagaatacccttggcagggaagagagaggcaaaagattaaaacagagactgaaggaacacccattcagagcctgcccacatgtggcccaaatatatacagccacccaattagacaagatggatgaagcaaagaagtgcagaagtgtagattgctcctgagagacacagccagaatacagcaaatacagaggcgaatgtcagcagcaaaccactgaactgagaataggacccccgttgaaggaatcagagaaagaactggaagagcttgaaggggctcgagaccccatatgtacaacaatgccaagcaaccagagcttccagggactaagccactacctaaaacatggactgaccctggactctgacctcataggtagcaatgaatatcctagtaagagcaccagtggaaggggaagccctgggtcctgctaatactgaacccccagtgaactagactgttgggggagggcggcaatgggggaggggtggggaggaacacccataaggaaggggaggggggggggatgtttgccggaaaccggaaagggaataacactcgaaatgtatataagaaatactcaagtttaaaaaaaaaaaaaaaaaaaaaaaaaaaaaaaaaaaaaaaaaagaaaagaaaataaataaataaaatgtattgatCTTATTCCATGCAATAAGAGTATATTAACCAGATTatagaagctttttttttaagatgaaggggatttcttctttttatctctataaatTCAATAGAACTGTGACACTTAAAATTGGCCTTTCAGCAGGGAGGTATTATGCATTACAATGATGAATTAGATTTGCAGGTCACTTGTCTTTTATGAACACTTCTTCCAGGACCTCTTTCTCATGTTCTTTAGATTTTGAATAAAGCTCGCATGCTGGCTATTTCCTGAGTTCTTGCATCTGAGACTGAACTGGagttaagaaatagaaaaagaatacagCATATACTGGGCTCCATTGATTTAAATAGTGCCCAAATGTGCCCTCATCAGCATACATGAATGaagtattttaaatagaaaataaagagtcTGAAAATTGTATTATTACTTTAAAAGTACTATCTTCAAAAGTTTTCCTTTCTAGTCCAACCATAACCACACTCCAGAGAATGCTGctgtttttaaattctgtatcAATAAAGTCCCAAAAATTATGACTTCTTTCCCTCACTTGAAATCCAGAATGATACTCACTTAGGTTGGCCATCTTTCTAGATGATCCTTgcagaaaaattaataatttcaacataaattattttgcttcatttgaaatatatgagctgcttaaaaattataaactacAGTAGCTTCAACATTTCCCTTATTTGTtttaatatgtataaataaaatattaaattgagcAAATCAAGTTACTgctatcttcatttttattgagaaTAATATAAAATCACAAAAGCCTATGGATTATTTGGGTATACTCATAGCACCAAGCATTTTACTCCATGCAAATAGATAAGCAGAAAGATGgatcaatagatagatatagacagttaaatagatataaaatagaGTTATGCCAGAGTCTTAATGTCTGTCATCTATCAAAGTCAATATTGACCTGTCCCAGTGAATATCAGTGCTCACAGTCTTTCTAGTACAGGTAAACCTTTATCTCCATCCTTTGGAACCTGCTAATATTGGCGAGTTTTACAACTGTACTGTGTAAGGAAAGTCAAGTTTGGTGAATCTCTCAGAATGGACCATTCTCACTGGGTATGTGCCTGTCCTACTAAAAGGGACAAAAAGTTATAAGATATTTTGTTTGCCTTGTCTTTTCCCTTAACTTAGAGAGAATTGACATTGGAACTttactttctctattttttttttttttgcttataatGAAATTACTCAGGTATACTCTGTATAACTTACAAAGGCACATTCACTCTAAGAGTTTCAAAAGAAACATCATTCACTAACACTTTACTCACATGGACAAACATTCatgaataaaatctgaagtagACAGAATTGACTGTGCCACAACAGAATTTTACCATTTCCACAATTTCTCATTCTGTGTAATATGTGTACTATTTAAGAATAGTGCTAATGAAACCCTTGGCTCTTTTTCCCGTTTTTATTTAGAACATGCATATGTATTTTCATCAAATTATGGAAAATAGTTCTTCAAACGATGTAGTAAATCTGCACTAGGGTTGAATGCCATCCATGTTCATATACTTTCTTACTCTGCACTAATTCggttttgaaaatgtaatttaaacatCTGTTTTCTTCTGCACATCCTCCACTGGAAAGCATCATATTTCCTGTCATTGCTAATGTGACACATATGCAAGGCTCAGTCAAGGCTACCACACAGATATCATTTTTCAATTGCATGAAATGTGTTATGCTTTTCTTGGTGAGAATTTTCATAGCTAGATGCAATTTACCCAGCATTAACTACACTCTTACCATCTCCTTATCGTGTCTGAAGGACACCTGTCAGTGAGGATTTGAAAATACTGAATACAGATGATGATACCCAATgatgggaagacctcccatgAGCTCATCATACAAAAGCAGCCAATAGATCCAATGAAGCCTTCATCAAAATTTCAGTCCAATTCTTCACAAATATTGAAAACCCATAAGCACCTCtcccacacacatatttatataaaataacttaaatgatgttggtttgggttttgggtaGAATTTATAACTATTCGTGGACTGACCTTAAACAAACTTTGGGAAATTTGTCTAATGCACTTAAGGAGGtgatttttgtaaaataaaaatataaattctggtGTTGAAGATGGTCTTGTGTAGGAATATTAATCATTCCTTTCAGTTATGATTTATTATGTAAAATTACATAAGCATACCTTTGTGAACTTGTTCTGAGAAAAATGATCTACAGTTCAGAAAATTGCTTCAGGGCTGAGAGATTGCTTCAGTGAGTAAAGTCCTTGCTGCTCATGTGTGAGGACTGGCGAGTGCTGAATGATTCAACACCGAAGTCCCACCCAGATCTTCCCACTATATGACAATGATATGGTGCTATGATTAGTAAGCCCTTCCCATCTACAACCTCAAAAATGCTGTAAGGAAAGTCACTTAGCATATCACCAGATCACAGGGTCAATAACTCCCAAGGAGAAGGGAGGGCCACAGCATCACTCCATTTTCTCTGTTTCAGCTCCATGTCCTTGCCTTCACTTATTAAATGATATTAAATGGTCTTCAGTTGCTGATACATCATTTTGTTATTTCTATATCCTGGATATGcctttatttcatgtatgacCTACAAGTATTCATTTAATCTGAGAAACCTGAAAGTATTTCATTGCTACAATGCTCTCAGTTTAATGAATTTTCtttgctacatttttttcttctaggtttAGTGATTTCCAAAAGATAACTCTTAGCAGGCCAAACAtaatttctaaagatttattttttaagttttatgcaTGATTTTGGTTCCTTTTAGAGGAATAACTTCTTTTGCAGgcttttctttgtgtatatttctgatttcataataaaaacactttaattttttatttttttctatgaaattaGTATGTTGTGAATCAATGTGATAGCTGTAAATCTGATTCTGAGTGTTCTAGTCATCCTATGAATTTGTGtgctcttatttaaaaaaaaaagcaatctgtTTCATTGTCATCCCAGTTTTAGAAGCTTTTCATATAAATATGATCTCTCAGTTATGTTTAGAAGTGGAATCCAggaaattttcagtttcatgacatTTCTTGCAGTAATCGTTTGTAAAAGATAAAAGGTAATGAGGAAAGATCAGTGAATAGAAACCTcgaattagggttggggatttggctcagtggtagagcgcttgcctaggaagcgcaaggtcctaggggttaggtccccagcacaaaaaaaaaaaaaaaaaaaaaaaaaaaaaaaaaaaaaaaaaaaagaaacctcgaattaaagaaaatcttataTCTCAAAGAGACAAAGGGAAATTTTGTGGCAAAAGTTCAGACTGGGAACAGTTTTAAAAGCTTTAGAAACATAACAGGAAGTCTCCTTTCAAAAAGTAATCATCCATACCAGAAAATGAAGTTGATCACATGCTTGAGTAAGCCTACATGTACACACTGATGCATTTGAGGCATGGCAAAACAAGCCAAAGGCTGCATGTTTAAGAGCCTTGGCTACAGATTTACAGTCAATTGTGCTGCTCAGAGGTGCTTCCCTTGATGGGGAGCTTTGTCGATGCTATAAGCCATTGTAGTTTTTAtccaaatttaaattatatattattttactgtTAGTTATACTACTAAATCCATGCTGTTATCCAAACATGATATACTATTTTTATGGTCATACATTAGGTAACATATAcctgaaatctttaaaataaaggtgGGAAAATTATTGAAAATCTAGAGTAATGATATGCCACCGCCTTTGTGTTAACATGTCATTGTTGTAACAGAAACTTGTAAGAATATCGGTAGCAGCTTTTAACACAAAAGCAATGCATGCTAAGGCCACATTGGTATGAACAAAATGTCTTCATGGAAACAGCAGTAAAgttgaacaatttttaaacttaaattttaattctttatattatttcatttctagTCAGGTTATGAATCTGCTGTGGACTTTAATCATAACTTTCTTCAGTGCTATTTTGACATCCTTGTTCCTCAAACTGTAGATCAGAGGGTTGAGCATTGGAACCACATTAGtgtaaaaaacagaagaaatttttCCTTGGTCCATAGATCCAGAATGATTAAAGTACATGAATGTCCCTGACCCAAAAAACATAGAAATTGCCATAATGTGGGAGCTACAGGTACTGAAGGCTTTTGACCTTCCTTGTCTGGATTTGATGTTTAGAATGCTGCCAAGGATGAAAACATAGGAAATGAGGATCGTACAGCTGGGGACTGTGATGTTAATACCCACAACTATGAGAACGACGACCTCATTGACATATGTACTGGTGCAGGAAAGTTGGAGGAGAGGCAGAATATCACACAAATAAAAGTTGATGACCTTGGCATTGCAGAAAGTCAGTCTGAGCATGCAGCCTGTGTGGGCAGAGGCTCCAGCGAATGCCATCCCATAAGAAGCAAAAGATAGCATAACACAGACTTGAGGAGACATGGTGACCTTATACAGGAGAGGATTACAGATGGCCACATACCGATCATAGGCCATTGAGGTCAACATGTAGCATTCAGCGatgacaaaaaagagaaagaaaaacagctgaGTCATGCACCCCTCATAGGAGATGGAATTCTTCTCAGAGACAAAGTTCATCAGCATTTTGGGACTGAAGACAGAAGAGTAGCTGAGATCAATGAAGGAGAGGTTGAAGAGGAAATAGTACATCGGGGTGTGCAGATGAGGATTAAGGCCAATCAGAATAATCAATCCAATGTTTCCAACCACTGTGATTATGTAGATtattagaaacaggaaaaagagaggCAGCTGGAGCTCTGGACGATCTGTCAAACCAGCAAGGACAAACTCGGTCACAAAGGAGCCATTTCCAGCCAGCATGCTTACCATTGAAAATCTGGGTagacaaaattatttcatcagCAGATATCTTTGTGATCTGTTTTCAAGCTCTTGTTTATGACAAATGAACCAAGataatttaaattcttctttgTATTGTGCAATTGAAACTTACTGCGACAACACACTGATTTTTAGATCAGTATCACTTCTATCTATGTGAGCTATTTCTCtctttaatgaaaaatgaagagatAGAATGACCAAGTAAAGAACACTGGCAAACTTATTCAGGCTATCTTTCAAAGTTTCTAGTTATCTAATATTTAACTTCCTGATTGCTATCCCTGCTTAAGTTATTTACTAAACACTCCAGTTCTATCATAATAACCAGGAGGAAAACATTCTGGTAGAAGAGCCTTGCTTTTTTTCCAATTCCCAGAAGGGAATCTGAACCAGTCTATTGGGTTCCAGATATCCCACTTCAACTTTGGTAATAACTTTGGGGAATATCTGTTACCTCAGATTCACGTGTAACCACATACACTTCTTTTCAACACATTCTCTTCCACCTATAGCCTAAATTAGAGAATTAATTCAGAGTCATAATTATGCTCGCAAAGATGTATGAGAGAA
Protein-coding sequences here:
- the LOC116907209 gene encoding LOW QUALITY PROTEIN: olfactory receptor 147-like (The sequence of the model RefSeq protein was modified relative to this genomic sequence to represent the inferred CDS: substituted 1 base at 1 genomic stop codon), which encodes MKXFCLPRFSMVSMLAGNGSFVTEFVLAGLTDRPELQLPLFFLFLIIYIITVVGNIGLIILIGLNPHLHTPMYYFLFNLSFIDLSYSSVFSPKMLMNFVSEKNSISYEGCMTQLFFFLFFVIAECYMLTSMAYDRYVAICNPLLYKVTMSPQVCVMLSFASYGMAFAGASAHTGCMLRLTFCNAKVINFYLCDILPLLQLSCTSTYVNEVVVLIVVGINITVPSCTILISYVFILGSILNIKSRQGRSKAFSTCSSHIMAISMFFGSGTFMYFNHSGSMDQGKISSVFYTNVVPMLNPLIYSLRNKDVKIALKKVMIKVHSRFIT